The following proteins are co-located in the Candidatus Manganitrophaceae bacterium genome:
- a CDS encoding OmpA family protein → MKLTHSIVLIATAGLFAGCAATVPTELAKARESYRHASAGPAAQLVPAELHKAEEALAKAEKSFLKDPESFHTRDLAYAAERKANLAEALAATASQRGNAAQANKDFQATQSNIMKETKEKLNKSRTDLAASERKGEAAADKLSTEQQNRLESEGRAIDMQSASASALSKEQQARTDSEKRASDAQSASADKLSAEQQSRLESEGRATDKQLASAKELSIEQEARKDADKRTIEMQSASANALSKEQQNRADSEKRAVDAQSASADKLSAEQQNRRESEGRAAEQQTASAKALLTEQEARKDADKRATDAQAALATLAGTREESRGLVITLSGSILFASNQSKLLPSAQSRLNEVAQALIETKGRKLDIEGHTDSKGTASYNQELSQLRAEAVRSYLISRGYPAEQIQAHGIGKERPIADNASSEGRANNRRVEIIVERQTNR, encoded by the coding sequence ATGAAGCTGACCCATTCGATCGTTCTCATTGCCACGGCCGGGCTCTTCGCCGGCTGCGCCGCCACCGTTCCGACCGAGCTGGCCAAAGCCCGTGAATCGTATCGTCATGCGAGCGCGGGACCGGCGGCGCAACTCGTCCCGGCAGAGCTGCATAAGGCGGAGGAAGCGCTCGCCAAGGCCGAGAAGTCTTTCCTGAAGGATCCTGAATCGTTTCATACCCGAGATCTCGCCTATGCCGCTGAGCGCAAGGCCAATCTGGCGGAAGCGCTCGCAGCGACCGCCTCCCAGCGCGGAAACGCCGCCCAGGCGAATAAAGACTTTCAGGCGACCCAAAGCAATATCATGAAGGAGACGAAAGAGAAGCTAAACAAGAGCCGCACCGATCTCGCAGCATCGGAGCGGAAGGGCGAGGCGGCTGCAGACAAGCTCTCAACAGAGCAGCAGAACAGGCTGGAGTCCGAAGGAAGAGCGATCGACATGCAGAGCGCCTCTGCCAGCGCCCTTTCCAAGGAACAGCAGGCGCGGACCGACTCCGAGAAGAGAGCGTCCGATGCGCAGAGTGCGTCGGCAGACAAGCTCTCCGCCGAACAGCAGAGCCGCCTTGAATCGGAAGGGCGAGCGACGGACAAACAGCTCGCATCGGCAAAAGAGCTCTCCATAGAGCAAGAAGCGCGGAAGGATGCCGACAAACGGACCATTGAGATGCAGAGCGCGTCGGCGAATGCGCTTTCAAAAGAGCAGCAGAACCGGGCGGATTCCGAGAAAAGGGCGGTTGATGCGCAAAGCGCGTCGGCGGACAAACTTTCAGCAGAACAACAAAATCGCCGTGAATCGGAGGGACGGGCGGCAGAACAGCAGACCGCGTCGGCCAAGGCACTTTTAACAGAGCAAGAGGCCCGGAAGGATGCCGACAAACGCGCCACCGACGCGCAGGCTGCGTTGGCGACCCTCGCCGGAACGCGGGAAGAGTCTCGGGGATTGGTGATCACCCTCTCCGGCAGCATCCTCTTTGCTTCCAACCAATCGAAGCTTTTACCCTCGGCACAGTCCCGACTGAACGAGGTCGCGCAGGCGCTCATCGAGACCAAAGGCCGCAAGCTCGATATCGAGGGTCATACCGACTCGAAGGGAACGGCGAGTTACAACCAAGAGCTATCGCAGCTGCGCGCAGAGGCGGTCCGCTCCTATCTCATCTCCCGCGGCTATCCGGCCGAGCAGATCCAGGCGCATGGGATCGGCAAAGAGCGTCCGATTGCAGACAATGCGAGCTCCGAAGGCCGCGCAAACAATCGGCGGGTGGAGATCATCGTCGAGCGGCAAACCAACCGGTAG
- a CDS encoding pyridine nucleotide-disulfide oxidoreductase produces MTEKGLLTPSDETFTPGIDRFSYADLYRPERLKALAGRFDEALKEDDAALFDAFLAYRTGTGAPLTPPEESELLIRVAPHLSGFIARLFRVDAERARMIQQVLDQKAIFRFKKEFIAKQVLKKYNAEMLPSLSYRALDRKLTLLLEIMVGHLGSYQDMEQVIAVATCRLLDAERALSFQIKRNEPAPEVLLEQIRALRQSLLEQTEGREAFKEMLGTGFDSESPDDLLSFTQGLLTFIEKWAFASMHDPAGRAFTRDWVSYRHPHKIDYFHLVEIEAPKTDLPEWMKGPETTLRRRDGFALTDRRYDEKNVLYEIDYCVICHEREKDSCAKGLRDRAGAITKNPLGIDLPGCPLDEKISEMHYLKGEGDAIAALAMAMIDNPVPPATGHRICNDCMKACIYQKQEPVNIPQVETGVLTDVLNLPYGFEIYSLLARWNPLRVKRPYPLPYNGKNVLVVGMGPAGFTLGQLLLNEGFGVVGIDGLKIEPLPKEWTGDAETAPRPIKEIQTLYHALDERVLAGFGGVAEYGITVRWDKNFLDLIYLTLARREKFRVYGGVRFGGTITIDDAWAMGFDHIAIAAGAGRPTIVEMKNNLIKGIRQASDFLMALQLTGAFKASSLANLQLRLPAVIIGGGLTAIDTATEAMAYYPIQVEKTLHRYEILSEHFGVDKVRAMYDEEEKSILDEFLAHGKAIRAERARAEVTGEAPNFVPLLREWGGVSLVYRRDLIDSPAYRLNHEEIIKSLEEGIFYVERMNPVEAIPDRFGAVSAVKFEKQVVQEGKLKGTGEFVTFPAKAVLVAAGTTPNVIYEKEHPGTFQMDEKKKFFKRFEPTWNGSETPALAPSSDWTTPAVFTSYEKEGKFITYYGDNHPVFAGSVVKAMASAKEGYPYIVQLFEKTFAALSPNDQPAREERFNAFAQNLDAQLSAKVVDVVRLTPTIVEVIIQAPLQARQFEPGQFYRLQNFESLAEEVDGIRLTMEGIALTGAWVDKEKGLLSLIALEMGVSSRLCAALKPGEPVVVMGPTGAPTEIESNETVLLAGGGLGNAVLFSIGKAMRARGNRVIYFAGYKKPEDVYKTGEIESASDLIVWSVDSGTPIQPRRPQDKSFVGNIVQAMKAYSEKELGEVPIPLDTVNRIIAIGSDRMMGALQQARHTVLAPYLNPNHTGIGSINSPMQCMMKEVCAQCLQKHIDPRTGKETVVFTCFNQDQKLDHVDFKSLNDRLKLNTVQEKMSNLMLDYLLSKKNLIRV; encoded by the coding sequence ATGACAGAAAAAGGTTTGTTGACCCCCTCCGATGAAACATTCACCCCCGGGATCGATCGATTTTCATATGCCGATCTTTATCGACCGGAGCGGCTGAAAGCGCTGGCCGGGCGTTTCGATGAAGCGCTGAAAGAGGACGACGCCGCCTTGTTCGACGCCTTTCTGGCCTATCGGACCGGCACCGGCGCTCCCCTGACGCCGCCTGAGGAATCGGAGCTGTTGATCCGGGTCGCCCCGCATCTCAGCGGTTTCATCGCCCGCCTGTTCCGGGTCGACGCCGAGCGGGCGCGGATGATTCAGCAGGTGCTCGATCAAAAGGCGATCTTTCGATTTAAAAAAGAATTTATTGCCAAACAGGTGCTGAAAAAATATAACGCGGAAATGCTTCCGTCGCTCAGCTATCGCGCGCTCGATCGAAAGCTGACGCTGCTCCTCGAGATCATGGTCGGCCACCTCGGATCGTATCAGGACATGGAGCAGGTGATCGCCGTCGCCACCTGCCGGCTGCTCGACGCCGAGAGAGCGCTCTCCTTCCAGATCAAACGGAACGAGCCGGCGCCGGAAGTCCTTCTCGAACAGATCCGCGCGCTTCGTCAGAGTCTGCTCGAACAGACTGAGGGGAGAGAGGCATTCAAAGAGATGCTCGGAACCGGATTCGACTCCGAGTCGCCGGACGATCTGCTCTCCTTTACCCAGGGATTACTGACCTTCATTGAAAAGTGGGCCTTCGCGTCGATGCACGATCCGGCGGGCCGCGCCTTCACACGCGATTGGGTCTCCTACCGCCATCCGCATAAGATCGACTATTTTCATCTGGTCGAAATCGAGGCGCCAAAAACGGATCTGCCGGAGTGGATGAAGGGGCCCGAAACGACCCTCCGGCGGCGGGACGGGTTTGCGCTGACCGACCGGCGATACGACGAGAAAAATGTCCTCTACGAAATCGACTACTGCGTCATCTGCCACGAACGGGAAAAAGACTCCTGCGCAAAGGGGCTGCGCGACCGCGCCGGCGCCATCACGAAAAATCCGCTCGGAATCGATCTGCCCGGCTGCCCGTTGGATGAAAAGATCTCGGAGATGCACTACCTGAAAGGGGAGGGGGATGCGATCGCGGCGCTCGCCATGGCGATGATCGACAACCCGGTTCCTCCCGCCACCGGCCACCGGATCTGCAACGACTGCATGAAAGCCTGCATCTATCAAAAGCAGGAGCCGGTCAATATCCCTCAGGTCGAAACCGGCGTCCTGACCGACGTCTTGAACCTGCCGTATGGCTTCGAAATCTACTCGCTCCTCGCCCGCTGGAACCCGCTGCGGGTCAAACGGCCTTACCCGCTTCCTTATAACGGAAAGAATGTCCTCGTCGTCGGGATGGGACCGGCCGGCTTTACCCTGGGGCAGCTCCTTTTAAATGAGGGGTTCGGCGTCGTCGGAATCGACGGGCTGAAGATCGAGCCGCTCCCGAAAGAATGGACCGGCGATGCCGAAACGGCCCCCCGGCCGATCAAAGAGATCCAAACCCTCTACCATGCGCTCGATGAGCGGGTGTTGGCCGGGTTCGGCGGGGTCGCCGAGTATGGGATTACCGTCCGGTGGGACAAAAACTTTCTTGATTTAATCTATCTGACCCTGGCCCGGCGGGAGAAGTTCCGGGTCTACGGCGGGGTCCGGTTCGGCGGGACGATCACGATCGACGACGCTTGGGCGATGGGGTTCGATCACATCGCCATCGCCGCCGGCGCGGGACGGCCGACCATCGTCGAGATGAAGAACAACCTGATCAAAGGGATCCGTCAGGCGAGCGATTTTCTGATGGCGCTTCAGCTGACCGGCGCGTTCAAAGCGTCGTCGTTGGCGAACCTGCAGCTCCGCCTTCCAGCGGTGATCATCGGCGGCGGCCTGACCGCCATCGACACGGCGACCGAAGCGATGGCCTATTATCCGATCCAGGTCGAGAAAACTCTCCACCGGTATGAGATCCTTTCGGAGCATTTCGGCGTCGATAAAGTCCGGGCGATGTACGACGAGGAAGAGAAGTCGATCCTCGACGAATTCTTGGCACACGGCAAGGCGATCCGGGCCGAGCGGGCCCGCGCCGAAGTGACCGGAGAAGCGCCGAACTTCGTTCCGCTCCTGCGGGAGTGGGGCGGCGTCTCGCTCGTCTACCGGCGCGACCTGATCGACTCCCCCGCCTATCGGCTGAATCATGAGGAGATCATCAAATCGCTCGAAGAGGGGATCTTCTACGTCGAGCGGATGAACCCGGTCGAAGCGATTCCCGACCGGTTCGGCGCGGTCTCCGCGGTGAAATTCGAGAAACAGGTCGTTCAAGAAGGGAAGCTGAAGGGGACCGGCGAGTTTGTCACCTTTCCGGCGAAAGCGGTTCTGGTCGCGGCGGGGACGACCCCCAACGTGATCTACGAAAAGGAACACCCCGGGACGTTCCAAATGGACGAGAAGAAAAAGTTCTTCAAACGGTTCGAGCCGACTTGGAATGGAAGCGAGACGCCGGCGCTCGCCCCGTCGAGCGACTGGACCACCCCGGCGGTCTTTACCTCCTATGAGAAAGAAGGAAAGTTCATCACCTACTACGGCGACAACCATCCGGTCTTTGCCGGAAGCGTCGTCAAAGCGATGGCGTCGGCCAAAGAGGGCTATCCTTATATCGTTCAGCTCTTTGAAAAAACTTTTGCCGCGCTCTCGCCGAACGATCAGCCGGCCCGTGAGGAGCGGTTCAACGCGTTCGCCCAAAATCTCGATGCGCAGTTGTCGGCCAAAGTGGTCGACGTCGTCCGGCTGACGCCGACGATCGTCGAGGTGATCATCCAGGCGCCGCTGCAGGCCAGGCAGTTCGAGCCGGGACAGTTTTATCGGCTGCAGAATTTCGAGAGCTTGGCGGAGGAGGTCGACGGGATCCGTCTGACGATGGAAGGGATCGCCCTGACCGGGGCGTGGGTCGATAAAGAAAAGGGACTTCTCTCCTTGATCGCCCTCGAGATGGGGGTCAGCTCCCGGCTCTGCGCGGCGCTCAAACCGGGCGAGCCGGTCGTCGTGATGGGGCCGACCGGTGCGCCGACGGAGATCGAATCGAACGAAACGGTCCTGCTCGCAGGGGGTGGGCTTGGGAACGCCGTCCTCTTCTCGATCGGAAAGGCGATGCGGGCGCGCGGCAACCGGGTGATCTATTTCGCCGGCTACAAAAAACCGGAGGATGTCTACAAAACCGGTGAGATCGAGTCGGCGTCGGACCTGATCGTCTGGAGCGTCGATTCCGGAACACCGATCCAACCGCGCCGTCCCCAGGACAAGAGCTTCGTCGGAAACATCGTTCAAGCGATGAAGGCATACTCGGAAAAAGAGCTCGGGGAGGTGCCGATTCCCTTGGACACGGTGAACCGGATCATCGCGATCGGCTCCGACCGGATGATGGGGGCGCTCCAGCAGGCGCGGCATACCGTTTTGGCGCCTTATTTAAACCCCAATCACACCGGGATCGGGAGCATCAACTCTCCGATGCAGTGCATGATGAAAGAGGTCTGCGCCCAGTGCCTGCAGAAGCATATCGATCCGCGGACGGGTAAAGAGACGGTCGTCTTCACCTGCTTCAATCAGGATCAGAAGCTTGACCATGTTGACTTTAAAAGCTTAAACGACCGGTTGAAGTTAAATACGGTCCAGGAGAAGATGAGCAATCTGATGCTCGATTATCTGCTCAGCAAGAAGAACTTGATCCGGGTTTGA
- a CDS encoding flap endonuclease codes for MKIHLVDGTYELFRNYFGAPPKKTRDGREIGATLGLLRSLVALLTRPEVTHIACAFDHVIESFRNDLFPGYKTSAGIDPDLLAQFPLAEEATAALGVVVWPMVEFEADDALAAAAAKFQNAPSVEQIVLCSPDKDMTQLVTGSRIVCWDRRRDLVLDAAGVVEKFGVQPHSIPDWLALVGDAADGYPGIPGWGAKSASAVLSRHAHLESIPDDPRQFGLGLGRAARLAESLTTHRAEAILYRQLATLRKDVPLPEKLEELEWRGARRRLKELCDAWGEGSLPKRISRWR; via the coding sequence ATGAAGATCCACCTGGTCGATGGGACCTATGAGCTCTTCCGAAATTATTTCGGCGCGCCTCCGAAGAAAACGCGCGACGGCCGGGAGATCGGCGCGACCCTCGGCCTCTTGAGGAGTCTCGTCGCCCTCCTGACGAGGCCGGAGGTGACCCACATCGCCTGCGCCTTCGATCATGTCATCGAATCTTTTCGTAACGATCTCTTTCCCGGGTATAAGACATCCGCAGGGATCGATCCGGACCTCCTCGCCCAATTCCCGCTGGCGGAAGAGGCCACCGCCGCGCTTGGGGTGGTCGTTTGGCCGATGGTGGAATTCGAGGCGGACGACGCGCTGGCCGCCGCCGCAGCGAAGTTTCAAAATGCCCCCTCGGTCGAACAGATCGTCCTCTGCTCACCCGATAAAGACATGACGCAGCTCGTGACGGGAAGCCGGATCGTCTGCTGGGACCGCCGGCGCGACCTCGTCCTCGATGCGGCGGGGGTGGTGGAAAAATTCGGCGTCCAACCGCACTCCATCCCGGATTGGCTCGCGCTGGTGGGGGATGCCGCCGACGGCTACCCCGGCATCCCGGGGTGGGGGGCCAAGTCGGCGTCGGCTGTCCTTTCCCGCCATGCGCATTTGGAATCGATCCCGGATGACCCGCGGCAATTTGGGCTCGGCCTCGGACGCGCCGCACGCCTGGCGGAGAGCCTGACAACACATCGAGCGGAGGCGATTCTCTATCGGCAGCTGGCGACCCTCCGCAAAGATGTTCCGCTTCCGGAGAAGCTCGAAGAGCTGGAGTGGCGAGGGGCCCGGCGCCGACTCAAGGAGCTCTGTGACGCGTGGGGCGAAGGGTCGCTCCCGAAGCGGATCTCCCGCTGGCGTTAG
- a CDS encoding Crp/Fnr family transcriptional regulator: MVGSGKRVLKAKKDQILFSQGDTSDAVFYIQEGKVKLIVVSPRGKEAVVAVLERGAFFGEACLTTQILRIATAISMGECKIVRIEKAAMVRVLHDEPIFSELFLAYLLCRNIRIEEDLVDQLFNSSEKRLARVLLLLAHFGKESKTEIIIPKISQETLADMIGTTRSRVSFFMNKFKKLGFIDSDNGLRVHSALLNIVLHD; this comes from the coding sequence ATGGTCGGCAGCGGAAAAAGAGTTTTGAAGGCGAAAAAGGATCAAATCCTCTTTTCTCAAGGAGACACCTCCGACGCGGTCTTCTATATTCAGGAAGGGAAGGTCAAGCTGATTGTGGTTTCTCCCAGAGGGAAAGAGGCCGTGGTTGCGGTGCTGGAGCGCGGCGCCTTCTTTGGTGAAGCGTGTCTGACCACACAGATCCTCCGGATTGCGACCGCAATCTCAATGGGAGAGTGTAAGATCGTTCGGATCGAAAAAGCCGCCATGGTTCGCGTCCTCCATGATGAACCGATCTTCTCGGAGCTATTCCTCGCCTACCTGTTGTGCCGCAACATTCGGATCGAAGAGGATTTGGTCGATCAACTCTTTAATTCAAGCGAGAAGCGTCTGGCTCGCGTTCTCCTCCTGCTGGCTCACTTCGGGAAAGAGAGCAAAACCGAAATTATTATTCCGAAGATCAGCCAGGAGACTCTGGCCGATATGATCGGCACCACCCGCTCCCGGGTCAGCTTCTTTATGAATAAGTTCAAGAAGCTCGGCTTCATCGACAGCGACAATGGATTGCGCGTTCACAGCGCCCTCCTGAATATCGTCCTGCACGACTAG
- a CDS encoding DUF3037 domain-containing protein translates to MQDHATYDYAIIRVVPRVDRGEFLNVGVIVSCRARDYLEARIELDEPRLKALDPAIDLEVVRTHLATIPVLCKGGEGAGEIGRLSPRERFDWLVAPRSTIIQMSPVHSGQCKNPTAAIEHLLDTLVRLPRLDTSGDSD, encoded by the coding sequence ATGCAAGATCACGCAACGTATGATTATGCGATCATACGGGTCGTCCCGAGGGTCGACCGGGGCGAGTTCCTCAATGTCGGGGTGATCGTCTCGTGCCGAGCAAGGGACTACCTCGAAGCGCGGATCGAGCTCGATGAGCCGCGGCTGAAGGCGCTTGACCCCGCGATCGACCTGGAGGTGGTCCGCACCCATCTCGCGACGATCCCCGTCCTTTGCAAGGGAGGAGAAGGGGCGGGAGAGATCGGCCGGCTGTCGCCGCGGGAGCGCTTCGACTGGCTGGTGGCGCCCCGAAGCACGATCATCCAAATGTCCCCGGTCCACAGCGGCCAGTGCAAGAACCCAACCGCAGCGATCGAGCACCTGCTCGATACCCTGGTGCGGCTCCCCCGCCTCGATACCTCCGGAGATTCTGATTAA
- a CDS encoding DUF4398 domain-containing protein: protein MRHLKMAVMTGAFLLAATIVGCASGPEFTKSSEKSTSAIRGAEEVGASKVPNAALHLQLAKEELNRAKELDTKGKKEEAVSMLSRAEADAELAVALSHEEKEKTEAAQAVERVRKLREDNRSSPERSQP from the coding sequence ATGAGACATCTAAAGATGGCCGTAATGACCGGCGCTTTTTTGCTGGCGGCGACGATCGTCGGCTGCGCAAGCGGTCCGGAGTTTACCAAGAGCAGTGAGAAATCGACCTCGGCGATCCGCGGAGCCGAAGAGGTCGGCGCGTCCAAGGTTCCGAACGCCGCGCTTCATTTACAGCTCGCCAAGGAGGAGCTGAATCGCGCGAAGGAGCTCGACACAAAAGGCAAGAAGGAAGAGGCCGTCTCGATGCTGTCTCGGGCCGAAGCCGACGCCGAGCTGGCGGTCGCCCTCTCGCACGAAGAGAAAGAAAAGACGGAAGCCGCTCAAGCGGTGGAGCGGGTACGGAAGCTCCGTGAAGACAATCGATCCTCTCCTGAAAGGAGCCAACCATGA
- a CDS encoding aldo/keto reductase, with amino-acid sequence MRTVNLPSGVPVPVLGQGTWGMGEAPERRPEEVAALRLGLDLGMTLIDTAEMYGEGGAEAVVGEAIDGRRDAVYLVSKIYPHHASRYGTVAACERSLERLRTDRLDLYLLHWRGEFPLSETVEAFEALKEAGAIRDWGVSNFDLSDMEELLTVPNGKQVATDQVLYNLYRREAEPALLPWCLKRQIPIMAYSPIERGRMIDDPILQQIASNHGISPAQVALAWLLQKEGVIVIPKASQPSHVRENRAALDVHLTPHDLAELDRAFPPPRKPTALKVH; translated from the coding sequence ATGAGAACGGTAAACCTTCCTTCAGGAGTGCCGGTCCCGGTGCTCGGCCAGGGGACCTGGGGCATGGGAGAAGCGCCGGAGCGACGGCCGGAAGAGGTGGCGGCGCTCCGGCTCGGCCTCGATCTCGGCATGACCCTCATTGATACCGCGGAGATGTATGGCGAGGGGGGCGCCGAAGCGGTCGTGGGGGAAGCGATCGACGGCCGCCGCGACGCGGTCTATCTCGTCAGCAAAATCTATCCGCATCATGCCAGTCGGTACGGGACCGTCGCCGCCTGCGAGCGGAGTCTCGAGCGCTTGCGGACCGATCGCCTCGATCTCTACCTGCTCCATTGGAGAGGGGAGTTTCCCCTTTCCGAAACGGTAGAGGCCTTCGAGGCGTTGAAAGAGGCCGGGGCGATTCGGGACTGGGGGGTGAGCAATTTCGACCTCTCCGACATGGAGGAGCTGCTGACCGTGCCGAACGGTAAACAGGTCGCCACCGATCAGGTCCTCTACAATCTTTACCGCCGTGAGGCCGAGCCGGCGCTCCTTCCCTGGTGCCTGAAGCGGCAGATCCCGATCATGGCCTACTCGCCGATCGAGCGGGGCCGAATGATCGACGATCCGATCTTGCAGCAGATCGCTTCGAATCATGGAATCAGCCCCGCCCAGGTGGCGCTCGCCTGGTTGCTCCAGAAAGAGGGGGTGATCGTCATTCCGAAGGCCAGTCAGCCGTCTCATGTGCGGGAGAACCGCGCCGCGCTTGACGTTCACCTGACCCCGCACGACCTGGCGGAATTGGACCGGGCTTTCCCGCCGCCCCGCAAGCCGACCGCCTTGAAGGTGCATTAA
- a CDS encoding aminotransferase class I and II: MRTVTATRYVTPLREGGSLPAIVEADDEGMYVLKFRGAGQGPKALIAELVAGELARAAGLPVPEIVFIALDPELARTEPDPEIQALIKASAGLNVGLDYLPGSVTFDPVAERVDSTLASSVVWFDAYVTNIDRTPRNTNMLMWHRRLWLIDHGASLYFHHDWKNVLERSRTAFPMIKDHVLLKAAGALREADAMLSERLTPEVIDRIIKGVPDAWLEGETAFSGVDAHREAYRSYLLNRLKPPRAFLEEAIDARSRNV, encoded by the coding sequence ATCCGAACCGTTACAGCCACCCGATATGTCACCCCGCTGCGCGAGGGGGGATCGCTGCCCGCCATTGTCGAGGCCGATGATGAGGGGATGTATGTCCTCAAGTTCCGCGGGGCGGGGCAGGGGCCGAAGGCGCTGATTGCGGAGCTGGTGGCGGGGGAGCTCGCCCGGGCCGCCGGGCTGCCGGTGCCCGAGATCGTCTTCATCGCGCTCGATCCGGAGCTGGCCCGGACCGAGCCCGATCCGGAGATCCAAGCACTCATTAAAGCGAGCGCCGGTCTGAACGTGGGGCTCGACTATCTCCCCGGCTCGGTGACGTTTGATCCGGTGGCGGAGAGGGTCGATTCGACGCTTGCTTCGTCCGTCGTCTGGTTCGATGCGTATGTCACAAATATTGATCGGACGCCGCGGAATACCAATATGCTGATGTGGCACCGGCGGCTCTGGCTGATCGATCATGGCGCATCCCTCTATTTTCACCACGACTGGAAAAATGTGTTGGAGCGGAGCCGGACGGCCTTTCCGATGATCAAGGATCACGTCCTATTGAAGGCCGCCGGCGCGCTCCGCGAGGCCGATGCGATGCTCTCCGAGCGGCTGACGCCGGAGGTGATCGATCGAATCATTAAAGGGGTTCCCGATGCTTGGCTTGAAGGAGAGACGGCATTCAGCGGGGTCGATGCACATCGGGAGGCGTATCGAAGTTATTTGTTGAACCGGCTGAAGCCGCCGCGCGCTTTTCTGGAGGAGGCGATCGATGCAAGATCACGCAACGTATGA
- a CDS encoding pirin family protein, giving the protein MTNERKIIGTFRGAPIHWVGDGFRVSNYFSAGNRVGYDLSPYVLMDYHPPFNHPPTESDRRGVGPHPHRGFETVTVAFEGSVAHHDSAGNGGIIGPGDVQWMTAGSGILHREYHEKKYAAAGGPMHMMQIWVNLPKAHKMDRPRYQSLTANQMGLIPLPKGGLLRVIAGVYEGVKGPAATQTQMNLFDIRLAPQERVRLSFPADENTALLVMKGEVKINRKADAGSGDLVLFDRAGEEIVIESHAAAHLLLLNGAPINEPVVQYGPFVMNTQAEIIDAINDFNAGQFGFLEE; this is encoded by the coding sequence ATGACGAATGAACGCAAAATCATCGGGACGTTCCGGGGGGCTCCCATTCACTGGGTCGGCGACGGCTTCCGCGTCAGCAACTATTTCTCCGCCGGAAACAGAGTCGGCTACGATCTGAGCCCCTATGTGCTGATGGACTATCATCCCCCCTTCAATCACCCGCCGACCGAGAGCGACCGGCGCGGCGTCGGCCCGCACCCGCACCGGGGATTCGAAACAGTTACGGTGGCGTTTGAGGGGAGCGTCGCGCACCATGACAGCGCCGGCAATGGCGGGATAATCGGCCCCGGCGACGTGCAATGGATGACCGCCGGATCGGGCATCTTGCATCGGGAGTATCACGAAAAGAAGTATGCGGCGGCGGGCGGGCCGATGCATATGATGCAGATCTGGGTGAACCTTCCCAAGGCGCATAAGATGGACCGGCCCCGTTATCAAAGCCTGACCGCCAATCAGATGGGCCTCATTCCGTTGCCGAAGGGAGGTCTGCTTCGTGTCATTGCCGGAGTCTATGAGGGGGTCAAAGGGCCGGCGGCCACGCAGACGCAGATGAATCTGTTCGATATACGATTGGCGCCCCAAGAAAGGGTCCGGTTGTCGTTTCCAGCCGATGAAAACACTGCCCTGCTGGTGATGAAAGGAGAGGTGAAGATCAATCGAAAAGCGGATGCCGGATCGGGCGATCTCGTTCTATTCGACCGGGCGGGAGAAGAGATCGTGATCGAGAGCCACGCGGCCGCGCATCTCCTGCTGCTCAATGGAGCGCCGATCAACGAGCCGGTCGTCCAATATGGCCCGTTCGTGATGAATACCCAGGCGGAGATCATCGATGCGATCAATGACTTTAATGCCGGACAATTCGGTTTCCTTGAAGAGTAA
- a CDS encoding nuclear transport factor 2 family protein, producing MGTATDVVKKAYEAFGKGDVPAVLNLIADEVDWEFVGSPGLGYAGNRKNKKGVADFFAEEARANEIHAFEPREFIEAGEHVTVLGWESATARDTKKKFESPWIHLFTVKNGKIVRWRGFFNTAARYGV from the coding sequence ATGGGCACAGCGACCGATGTGGTGAAGAAAGCCTACGAGGCTTTTGGCAAGGGGGATGTTCCGGCGGTTTTGAATTTGATCGCGGACGAGGTCGATTGGGAGTTCGTCGGCTCACCGGGCCTGGGGTATGCGGGCAACCGGAAAAATAAAAAGGGGGTGGCCGATTTTTTTGCGGAGGAGGCTCGGGCCAATGAGATCCACGCTTTCGAGCCGCGGGAGTTCATCGAGGCGGGCGAGCATGTCACCGTCCTCGGATGGGAGAGCGCGACGGCGCGCGACACGAAGAAGAAATTCGAGAGCCCGTGGATCCACCTCTTCACGGTGAAGAACGGCAAGATCGTCCGCTGGCGGGGCTTCTTCAACACCGCGGCCCGCTACGGAGTGTAG